The proteins below are encoded in one region of Streptomyces marianii:
- a CDS encoding peptide ABC transporter substrate-binding protein, whose amino-acid sequence MRGAKSAKWVVGAIVVALAATACGGGSDSGSKADKGAVDPNGIFSVELGEPEKLLHTGDTMESNGSLVMSGLFSTLVDYKADGSLEMINAESLTTTDSKTWTVKLKQGWTFHDGTPVTSKSFVDAWNWNANVNNAMGLASWFSDIKGFEALHPEKEGAKPTGDKLEGLKIVDENTFTVELKSPVPAFGHKLAYIPFAPLPESFYKDPKAAGEKPVGNGPYKFESWDHKKQIKIVRYDAYKGPNKAKNGGVLFKNYTTIEAAYEDLKSDNVDVLRQVGPKDLPVYHQDLGDRAVDADHSAIQSIAVAFYADQWAKPKPVDVKVIQGLSMAIDRATITKTVLQGTREPATGWVAKGVLGFQENAAGDITKYDPAKAKELIKAGGGVPKNAITIQFNADGGHKEWVDAVCNSITQATGVKCTGDSKPDFQADLAARKNQQVKSMYRSAWSLDYPINGNFLSDLYRTGAAGNQGGFSNKELDAKLAAAESAATLDESVKLFQEAEKSLVNYMPSIPLWYYKVNAGYSEKVSGVKYDQAGDPILTGIEVKK is encoded by the coding sequence ATGCGCGGTGCCAAGAGTGCCAAGTGGGTAGTGGGCGCGATCGTCGTCGCCCTGGCAGCGACCGCCTGTGGCGGGGGCAGTGACAGCGGCTCCAAGGCCGACAAGGGTGCGGTCGACCCCAACGGCATCTTCTCCGTCGAGCTCGGTGAGCCGGAGAAGCTCCTGCACACCGGTGACACGATGGAGTCCAACGGCTCCCTCGTCATGTCCGGCCTGTTCTCGACCCTGGTCGACTACAAGGCTGACGGCTCGCTGGAGATGATCAACGCGGAGTCGCTCACCACTACCGACTCGAAGACCTGGACGGTGAAGCTCAAGCAGGGCTGGACCTTCCACGACGGCACCCCGGTGACCTCGAAGTCCTTCGTGGACGCGTGGAACTGGAACGCCAACGTCAACAACGCCATGGGCCTTGCCTCGTGGTTCTCCGACATCAAGGGCTTCGAGGCTCTGCACCCCGAGAAGGAAGGCGCCAAGCCGACCGGGGACAAGCTCGAGGGTCTGAAGATCGTCGACGAGAACACCTTCACCGTCGAGCTGAAGAGCCCGGTTCCGGCCTTCGGCCACAAGCTCGCCTACATCCCCTTCGCGCCGCTCCCGGAGTCCTTCTACAAGGACCCCAAGGCCGCTGGTGAGAAGCCGGTCGGCAACGGTCCCTACAAGTTCGAGTCGTGGGACCACAAGAAGCAGATCAAGATCGTCCGCTACGACGCCTACAAGGGTCCGAACAAGGCGAAGAACGGCGGTGTGCTCTTCAAGAACTACACCACCATCGAGGCCGCCTACGAGGACCTGAAGTCCGACAACGTCGACGTCCTGCGTCAGGTCGGTCCGAAGGACCTCCCGGTCTACCACCAGGACCTCGGTGACCGCGCCGTGGACGCGGACCACTCCGCCATCCAGTCCATCGCGGTCGCGTTCTACGCGGACCAGTGGGCGAAGCCGAAGCCGGTCGACGTCAAGGTCATCCAGGGCCTGTCCATGGCCATCGACCGTGCCACCATCACCAAGACGGTGCTGCAGGGTACGCGTGAGCCGGCGACCGGCTGGGTCGCCAAGGGCGTCCTGGGCTTCCAGGAGAACGCCGCGGGCGACATCACCAAGTACGACCCGGCCAAGGCCAAGGAGCTCATCAAGGCCGGCGGTGGCGTTCCGAAGAACGCGATCACCATCCAGTTCAACGCGGACGGCGGCCACAAGGAGTGGGTCGACGCGGTCTGCAACAGCATCACCCAGGCCACCGGCGTCAAGTGCACCGGTGACAGCAAGCCGGACTTCCAGGCCGACCTGGCCGCTCGTAAGAACCAGCAGGTCAAGTCCATGTACCGCTCGGCCTGGTCTCTGGACTACCCGATCAACGGCAACTTCCTGAGCGACCTGTACCGCACGGGTGCGGCGGGCAACCAGGGTGGCTTCTCGAACAAGGAGCTGGACGCCAAGCTCGCGGCAGCCGAGAGCGCCGCGACGCTCGACGAGTCCGTGAAGCTGTTCCAGGAGGCCGAGAAGTCCCTGGTCAACTACATGCCGTCGATCCCGCTCTGGTACTACAAGGTCAACGCGGGCTACTCGGAGAAGGTCTCGGGCGTCAAGTACGACCAGGCCGGTGACCCGATCCTGACGGGTATCGAGGTC